Proteins co-encoded in one Thermochromatium tepidum ATCC 43061 genomic window:
- a CDS encoding zinc ribbon domain-containing protein translates to MVAYRDRLARFDLILLPTFETKELSAKSRCKIRAKSVRAILGYAFFRFGQRLEAVAKRVGKVVLRVNEAYTSKTASWTGEIKSIGGAKTITSNGLTVDRDINGARGIFLRALVDTPSLRHGRVCVGACGQA, encoded by the coding sequence GTGGTTGCCTACCGCGACCGACTGGCCCGGTTCGACCTGATCCTGCTGCCGACCTTTGAGACCAAGGAGCTGTCAGCGAAATCAAGGTGCAAGATCCGGGCAAAGTCGGTCAGGGCGATACTCGGTTACGCCTTCTTCCGCTTCGGTCAACGCCTGGAGGCAGTGGCCAAGCGCGTCGGTAAGGTCGTGTTACGGGTCAACGAGGCCTATACCTCGAAAACGGCCAGTTGGACCGGCGAGATCAAGTCGATCGGTGGCGCGAAAACCATCACGAGCAACGGTCTCACCGTCGATCGTGACATCAATGGCGCACGTGGGATCTTCCTGCGTGCTTTGGTAGATACGCCCTCGCTCAGACATGGGCGTGTATGTGTTGGTGCTTGTGGACAAGCGTGA
- a CDS encoding MerR family DNA-binding transcriptional regulator, with the protein MAYLPLRKAVAELGLHPNTLRKYADDGLIPTIRNPAGQRLFDNDPCAALSSGLWLPTATDWPGST; encoded by the coding sequence ATGGCCTACCTCCCCTTACGGAAGGCGGTCGCCGAACTTGGGCTGCATCCCAATACGCTTCGTAAATACGCCGATGACGGACTCATCCCCACGATCCGAAACCCTGCCGGGCAGCGCCTCTTCGACAACGACCCCTGCGCGGCGCTAAGCTCCGGGTTGTGGTTGCCTACCGCGACCGACTGGCCCGGTTCGACCTGA